tttgaaaaggattttccaaaggtgacttggcacaccggattatgccaagtggcgactctgaataaataatccttttccgaaaccaattttatttcttgtcacttaaataataaaaccctttcgaacttaaaaatataaattttttagagtacgtaaaaaaggggtgtgacattttACAAAttagaaggaaaagaaaaataaatataaaaataaaaataaaaataaaatatcttaaaattaacttcatttaattatttattactttttaaaaaaaaattactaaaaataaaaataataatcaaaataatatatgattaaatataaatataaatatttaatattgataaataaattaaaatttagggaggataaaaaattacgtgtctatacTATAGCTTATGTTTCTTGAACATACCCTGATAGACTGACTGAGCCTTTCTCAAAGTTCCTCGATAGTCTAGCTGCCAGAAGCTGTGTTGTTTGGCTACTTGTTTTTTTAAGTGTTATATTACTAGTCATTCTGTAGGATCACTTGATTTAGCATTTTCATTTAACTGGTGTTTCATCCAAATTGTATCTAATACCTTCacatattttccaagaaaataatTGTGAAGAAGATATAATAGAAAGGCGGCAGTTTTGatgtcatcatataatttgaaaACATATATGGAGCAAGTAACATTACATAATCTCTTATCAATCGGTTCTTCATTAGCTCTTCTTGTAAAAATTGGAAAACTCTTTGCTTGTGGTTATTTGATCTTCGATTTCAGCTTTTTTCGCTGGTATTTTGTGTGCAGACTGTTGCATATTCCATTTTTCATTATTCTTctttctattatttgtaatgtaacatttttcattttgtttaatttattttattgttgtcATTGCTCTCATATCTGCATCCCTTTCCTTCAATCTGTTTCGTAAGTATCACTTAGGTTgagaatttatagaaaaaattttccTACCTTGTAGATTTGTATATACTCTATCTTCTCCAGCCCCTACTCGTATGATTATACTTGGTTGTTGTTGTCATAATTGGAAAAATGTATAGATTGACAAAgagattaaattaattaattaagataaaaagaAATGATAATATTCCTTTTAGAATGTCCAAACAAAGGAGCATTTCTTGAGCAAATTAAGCAAAGTTGTTAGCTTAGCCGCCCAAAATAACTTAATTAGTACTTTAgaagataagatagaaataataagaAGTTCCAAAGCttaattaattacttatttataAGTATTAATTATCAGGAGATATGATAAAGTAATGTTTTAATTAGTGCATTTGGTTAGTTAAATAAAAAGGTGGTAAAGCACCAAGTCCACTATTACGTACCTACTCAATACTATTATTGCAGTTAACAGCTCATTGGCCCTCAGTTTTTAATTAATCCATATTGGAAAGCATCTTAGACTATTCATACCAAATTTAAAAAAAGTTACGGCTGAATAACTTTGATTATCACATCATATAATTGCAAGCCACCACCTTTTCCCTCctttttaaacaaattaaacTTGTGGCAGTCCTTTTTTGGTCGGAATTAATATTTATACTCCTCTGTCCATTTTTACTTATTTACTAATCACTACTTGTAGCTGTTCTTTTTCAATTTTGTGGTCGGAATTAATAATTTATACTCCCTTGTCCTTTTTTACTTCTTCATTATTCACTATAATATAATAGAAACAAACGTCCAAGTTTATTAGTCCaaattgaaaaaccaaaaaatagtGTATCATTTTTGTACATACTTATTTACCGGTACTATTAAGTactaaatattttcaatttttttctcactaTTTAGATGACTTAAACTAAATATGAATGACAtggtaaaattattattattttattatttttaaaagaatatgtCAAGTTAAATATAAACAATTAAATATGAACAAAGGATACTATAACTCAGAATATTCTTTTGcttttatttctcaaaattttcGGTCTGGCTGGACCAATATTGACCATTAAACTCCTTTGGCAATTAGTGATGAAAAGCTGTTTTCTCTTAATTACAATAAGAGAGTAGAATAGCACCCCTACGGCAGAACGCGTGGTAGAGGTTGTGGGTTATTCCGaagttttaaaaagaaaaaaaaaaaagaaaaagatagaatcTTATGAAAGAAAAGATGTCAAGAAGTTGTCTCATGATTTCACTCATTGATAAGAAGTCTTATGTGGTTTAATCAGAATGACCCTTAAATCTTATTAATCAAAATTTCACAAACTAATTATCTAGGTTCAACATACGGTTAGTAGACACCAAGTTGAGTGCATAAGCCTCTGGGGTGACTAAGTGATCGCATGCACGAGCTCACAAGTAAATAGAATGAGCCTTGTCTATGAAGTAGCCAGAACAACCGATAAAAATGaaccatcatatatatatataacataataacgACGTTAAATGTACAAGATAATCTCTATAAAACACAAATGATATGTTGATTAAGTGATGCTGCCAACAATTAACAATTTAATCCATAGCTGATTATGGTTGTCTCCGTCAGTGATTCCATCGTCGGCAAAATGGTCGGTTCGACCAACAATCATATAAAATGGACCCTATTGTCACTTTCCTTATTTTCGATCGGCTGTATTACATCCTAATTAATTCCATTATTACTTTTCCTAATCCTCCTTTAATATAAATTTTCTgcattaatctttatttttctatcaGATTATGTTGATTTACTATACTCCCTGCATGCATGTCAAAATAGTTGTCATGTTTTGCTTCTCAAGAGTCGATTATTTTCAAGCTTAAATTAGATTAGGTTAATTcaatgttttaaaattaaaatctgGATATTCAAAAGCTATACGAAAAATATAACTAATAAATATTGATTAGAATTCATATCGTTATCTCTGAAAAAGAGAACTGtaataactaaaaagaaatggagggagtaacatCAACAaccttaaaaatatgaaattcttattACCAATTAAATTAACATCTATTTTAAAAATTGTTACATTAGTATATAGTATTCCTAAAATTTAcagcaattttttttctttaatcaacCAATTCCAACGGCTAGAATCCAATTAGAATGCCACATGTCAGCACCCAAATAAATTGGAGGCAAGCCTAAGAGACGATGAAAAGTGTCTTCTAACCCAAAAGGTGACCTCTTGTAAGTCCACTATATTATTTAAGGGGCACACTAGCTAGCTAGGAAATAAACAACCAAGTAACAGATCGATAGAGCTTTTCTTCTTcctcaaaggaaaaaaaaaaatatagtaataataataattttgtgaAGAAATTACGGTAATGCCGATTTCAAGAATTTCTCTTGGAAGTTTAGCAGAGGCTAGCCAGCCTGATGCTCTCAAGGCTGCAACAGCTGAGTTCATTTCCATGCTCATTTTTGTTTTTGCCGGCTCGGGCTCTGGCATGGCCTTCAGTAAGTATTTATACgaactttcttttatatttataacttGTAATAATAACTAGCGAGAATAATATTTTGGTACTCCTCACAGGTAAGCTAACGGATGGTGGAGCAGCTACGCCGGCTGGACTGATTTCGGCATCCATAGCACATGCCTTCGCTCTTTTTGTGGCAGTTGCAGTCGGTGCAAACATTTCTGGAGGACACGTAAACCCTGCAGTTACATTTGGTGCATTTGTGGGAGGTCACATTACACTTTTCAGAAGTGTCTTGTACTGGATCGCTCAATTGCTTGGATCTATTGTGGCTTGTGTGCTCCTCAAGTTTTCAACTGGAGGATTGGTAAAGCTATTTTCCTCTTCATGCAATAGACTTTctactaaaaatcaaacaaacagaaCATTGCATGCCAACTTATAACGTAATTATACATAAATATCTATGATAGATATTggtgaaaaatcataaatactcTGCTATCATATGTTCAAAATCACTATATTATATTACTGAAGTTTTAGTACTcaaatttatggaaaaaaaaaatgatgcagGAAACATCAGCGTTCGCGCTTTCAAGTGGAGTGACACCATGGAACGCAGTTGTTTTCGAGATAGTAATGACTTTTGGCCTTGTTTACACTGTCTATGCAACTGCAGTTGACCCCAAGAAGGGTGACTTGGGAATCATTGCACCCATTGCAATTGGTTTCATCGTGGGCGCCAATATCTTGGCAGGTGGTGCGTTTGACGGTGCATCAATGAACCCTGCGGTGTCATTTGGTCCAGCTGTGGTTAGCTGGACCTGGAACAACCACTGGGTCTACTGGCTTGGTCCATTTGTAGGTGCTGCTATTGCTGCTTTAGTCTATGAAATTATCTTCATTGGCCAGAACACTCATGAGCAGCTCCCTTCCGCTGAGGATTACTGAGGATGGATTTAATTTCCTCTTTTATTCTCTAAATCAAATGTTGCATAATCGATGTTCAAGGTTGTTGTTGTACGTTTTCCTattctctttgttttctttcaaaagttggtaaagtttcttggcttttctttaaagaaaaaacaagagaTGCAAGTATGGAGTTGTTGACTTTCCTTTGATGGTTGCTTGGATTAACTAAAATTATAGGTATTTGTTTGCAGACAAACTAACATTAACAACTTGCTAATTAATCATCAGGAAGTAATGTCAATATACTTTTCGCAATTAACTTTAGTATATATTTATACGGATATAAGTTGCATAATGCATATAGTAACTTGATTGTACGTATATACTTTCATATGGCTTGAAGTTTGTAAGGGTGACAATGAAATTCAGTCCATTTTGATCCGCCCAAATTCTACTCGATCCGCCCATTTGACACCTCTATATATAGGTGGTAAAGCTATCTGTCGAGCTCCTCTGAATTAATCGAAAGTCTATAACCAAACTTCTGGAGGTAGAGTAGAATTAAGTGTGTCAATTATAGTTCTAAGACCAAAATTTCACTATTTGATATAAAATCTTTTCCAGATGTATGTCTATTTGTATACCTCTAGGAGTAGATAACAGTCTAGTGTGTGTTGTTCTTCAacgttttcgggtacaagaatctgtcatttgacacaataacttcaacactagttcaa
The Capsicum annuum cultivar UCD-10X-F1 chromosome 6, UCD10Xv1.1, whole genome shotgun sequence DNA segment above includes these coding regions:
- the LOC107874629 gene encoding probable aquaporin TIP1-2; amino-acid sequence: MPISRISLGSLAEASQPDALKAATAEFISMLIFVFAGSGSGMAFSKLTDGGAATPAGLISASIAHAFALFVAVAVGANISGGHVNPAVTFGAFVGGHITLFRSVLYWIAQLLGSIVACVLLKFSTGGLETSAFALSSGVTPWNAVVFEIVMTFGLVYTVYATAVDPKKGDLGIIAPIAIGFIVGANILAGGAFDGASMNPAVSFGPAVVSWTWNNHWVYWLGPFVGAAIAALVYEIIFIGQNTHEQLPSAEDY